The Haemorhous mexicanus isolate bHaeMex1 chromosome 8, bHaeMex1.pri, whole genome shotgun sequence genome includes a window with the following:
- the NXPH2 gene encoding neurexophilin-2 produces MVPLQPLPLVVVQGVLQLVFCDTSRVVQAAEVLDWEDKDAAETLVDNVVHSRIINPLRLFVKPSPVLKHGQVSYSDSIENFWDWLSNITEVQESLARTKRRPIVKTGKFKKMFGWGDFHSNIKTVKLNLLITGKIVDHGNGTFSVYFRHNSTGLGNVSVSLVPPSKVVEFEPSPQSTLETKESKSFNCRIEYEKTDRAKKTALCNFDPSKICYQEQTQSHVSWLCSKPFKVICIYIAFYSVDYKLVQKVCPDYNYHSETPYLSSG; encoded by the coding sequence GTGTTCTGTGACACCAGCCGGGTGGTGCAAGCCGCAGAGGTGCTGGACTGGGAAGacaaggatgctgcagagacACTGGTTGACAACGTGGTCCATTCCAGGATCATCAACCCTCTACGCCTCTTTGTTAAACCATCCCCAGTGCTGAAACACGGCCAGGTGTCCTACTCGGACAGCATAGAAAACTTTTGGGATTGGTTGTCCAACATCACGGAGGTTCAGGAATCTCTGGCACGAACTAAACGCAGACCTATAGTGAAAACTGGGAAATTCAAGAAAATGTTTGGATGGGGTGACTTCCATTCCAACATCAAAACTGTAAAGCTGAACCTCCTGATCACGGGGAAAATCGTCGATCACGGCAACGGAACCTTCAGCGTTTATTTCCGACACAACTCCACGGGCCTGGGGAATGTTTCTGTCAGCCTGGTGCCGCCCTCCAAAGTGGTGGAGTTTGAGCCATCTCCGCAGTCCACGCTGGAGACCAAGGAGTCCAAGTCCTTCAACTGCCGCATCGAGTACGAGAAAACAGACCGCGCTAAAAAAACTGCCTTGTGCAACTTTGACCCTTCCAAGATCTGCTACCAAGAGCAGACCCAAAGCCATGTCTCCTGGTTGTGTTCCAAACCCTTCAAAGTCATCTGCATTTACATCGCTTTCTACAGCGTAGATTACAAACTGGTGCAGAAGGTCTGTCCCGACTACAACTACCACAGCGAGACACCCTACCTGTCCTCCGGCTGA